The Liquorilactobacillus nagelii DSM 13675 DNA window TTGCTCTCAGTTAAATTTGCCACGTTAATAAAATCATATTAAGCGGGTATTTGTTTTGACTTCATCTCCATTTCAAAAGGCGTTAAATAATCAATACCGGAGTGAATCCGTTGACGATTGTAAAAACGAAAGCCGTAGTCAAATAAGCTAGTTTTTGCTACCTCAAAAGTGGAATAGACTGGACATTGATAAACGAGTTCTTTTTTTAAAGTTGCATGAAAAGACTCGATTCCGGCATTATCGTAAGGACAGCCCTTGCGGCTAAAAGAGTGTCGAATACCTAATTCAGTCAAGCGACTTTGATAACTTTTACTCGTATACTGAGTGCCCTGATCAGTATGCAAAATCAGTTGCCCATTGATCGTTTGATTACTAATTGCTTGGTCCGTTGAGAAATCCTGCTTAAGGAGATTAGGTCGCTCCTGCGTTATCTCTTCTTTAATGGTAACTGGCCGCCATTTCTTGCGTGTAATGGATCGGGATACCTAATTGTTTCATTAATCGCTGAAACCATTTTATACTACAAGTTCGATTCAGCGGGACTAGTTCTTGTAGGACTTTTCTAAGAATCTTACCAGCGCCATGCGCTTTTCACTAGTCAGCCAAATACGACTGATTCATTCTTTTAAATCTTGGGTTTCACGCTCCCGTTTGGTTGGCTCGTGATGTAACCAACGGTAATAGTCGGGACGGCTGACAGATAATACTTGGCACATCATCGAAATAGTATGGTTTCCAAAATCACATTCTTGTTTAATCAATGGATAGATCAATCTTTTGCCAGCAGCCCCAGCGCTTTTTTAGAATCAAGTTCTCCTCTTCCAATCGTTTAATTCGCTTGGACTGAGCCTTAGCTTCATCAGCAGTTAAGCCGTTAACAGGCGATTTTTGACTGCCAGAGCCCCATTTTAAAATAGTGGAATAACCAACACCATATTCTTTAGCTAATTCAAGAGTTGACTTAACCTTGTGCTGATATAAATCAATAATATTTTGCTTGAATTCGGCAGGATAGCGTTTTACCATTATGAAACAATCCCTTCTTAATTAAAAAATAATTTTACGCTCTCGCAAAAGCTGTCTCAAGTTTTATACTAACTCCACCACCAGTTTTCGAAAATCCGAAGACTAGCGACTCTATTGAATTATGAATCATTCAGGCAAATAATATTACTGCTTAAATCAAATATAGGCTAGGGATATAGTTAAATACAAGTTTGGACTTATTAGTAAAAAAATTGCGAAGAATATACTAAACATGATATAGATTCGTTGCAATCTTACTCTACGTATATCTTATTTGTTTTTTTAAACTTAATTTGACAGTTCAAAACAACTAAAGGTTTTTCCAATAGCTCATTTCAGTTAAAAACCACTCACTAAAACGCTTTTCATCGACTTTTTCAATAACCTCTGCTGTAGTTGAATTACTTGGTAGATAGCCTTTCAGATCAAACAATGATGCACCAGCAGTATAGGTCCCTGATGTTTCAATTTTTACTTTGACAGTTCGAAATTCAAATATTTCTGGGGCTAACAAAATTCCAATGGCCAACGCATCATAAATTTTCAAACCCGTAGCAAAGCTACCACCGCGGTATGTTTTGAATAAATCAAAAAACATTCTACCAACTTTGCCGAACTGCTTAATTTGATTGCTAATTTCTGGTTTGATCAAAGCTGCTCGGCCAGCCTCTAGCGGAGCAATCTTGACTGGCACGCCACTTTCGATGACAATTTTTGCGGCTTCCGGGTCAACTCCAAAATTAAACTCTGTCAAAACATTAAAGTTTCCTCTGCCCCAAGCCCCACCCATTAAAATAAATTCCTTAATTTTACTAATGTCGCTTGGATAAGTTTTTAATAAAAGT harbors:
- a CDS encoding integrase core domain-containing protein, whose translation is MTRKKWRPVTIKEEITQERPNLLKQDFSTDQAISNQTINGQLILHTDQGTQYTSKSYQSRLTELGIRHSFSRKGCPYDNAGIESFHATLKKELVYQCPVYSTFEVAKTSLFDYGFRFYNRQRIHSGIDYLTPFEMEMKSKQIPA
- a CDS encoding IS3 family transposase, which produces MVKRYPAEFKQNIIDLYQHKVKSTLELAKEYGVGYSTILKWGSGSQKSPVNGLTADEAKAQSKRIKRLEEENLILKKRWGCWQKIDLSID
- a CDS encoding nucleoside hydrolase, which encodes MSEQKIPVIIDTDPGIDDAAALAIALNSQQLDVKLISAAAGNVGITRTLENVLRLLTFFDKKILVAQGAQSPILRNLETAVDIHGKNGLGNYQLPAPSSSLLVKESAVEKIHQILTESQVKVTLIGIAPLTNYALLLKTYPSDISKIKEFILMGGAWGRGNFNVLTEFNFGVDPEAAKIVIESGVPVKIAPLEAGRAALIKPEISNQIKQFGKVGRMFFDLFKTYRGGSFATGLKIYDALAIGILLAPEIFEFRTVKVKIETSGTYTAGASLFDLKGYLPSNSTTAEVIEKVDEKRFSEWFLTEMSYWKNL